Part of the Bacillus cereus group sp. RP43 genome is shown below.
TCTGCCATTATCGGGTGTCTATGTATATTCCTAGGCATGGTTTTTGTTGAACTGCCTTCAAAGACAAAAAAAGAAGCGCGGGCTGCGTGAAGTTACGCTTGTAACTTCCGCATAAAAGCCTTAGCGCTTTTTTTATCTTTAATATCTTCTTCTTTCAATCGCTCTAACAAAGCAACAAAATAACTACCATCAAACTGTAATTGATGTTTAATCGTCGCTTCTATTGCTGCGTTCACAATTCCATCAGATGCGCCAGTATATCCTTGTCCGAACATGATAAACCCTTGCGCTTCCTCTGATAACTTAAATCCTTTCGTATGTAAGAATGAAAGATAATCTTCTACTGTCTGCATGATATTCCCACCTACTCAAAAATTCTCCACTTCCTATCATACATGTTTTTACACCCTAAGAGAATGAAATTTCTTTGACAACTTTGTAAATCCATTGTCTACTCCGCTAAAAATAAAGGATTTCCTTATAATATGAAGAAACTTGTAAAGTGGAAATAATTTTGTATTAAAGGGGAGTCATAATGAAACAAGCTCTATTAATTATTGATGCTCAACAAGAACTAATTGATGGAAATGAACAAGAAAATGAAGTGTTCCGTAAAACCGAGCTATTAGCTACACTAAATACAGCTGTACAGAAAGCAATTGATTCAAATGCCCTTATTGTTTTCGTAAGAGATACTGATGTTGCTTCTGGTAGCGGCGTGGGCTTTGAAGTACATAATCAAATTCAAGTACCTCAGTCTGCAATCCTTATTAATAAAGCAGCAACAAATTCATTCTATGGCACTTCTTTACTTGAACTTTTAAAAGAAGAGAAGATTAATCATCTCGTTATAGGTGGATGTAAAACAGAACATTGTATTGACACCGCTGTTAGAACAGCAACGGTACAAGGGTTTGATGTTACGTTAATTAAAAATGGTCATTCAACAACTGACTCTAACGTATTGGCCGCAGAGCAAATTATCGAACACCATAATAAAACTTTACACGGTCATTATAATGTTGATCATTTTTCTATGGTGAGAGATATCGAGGAAGATCTCTTTCAACCAACTCATGACCAATATCGTGATTAGGTTTAATCATAAAAAAAGAATCCTTTACTTTATAAGGATTCTTTTTTTATCCAAAAATTTGTGCTGCAATGCTATATAGTTCACTATTCCTTTTTAATAATTGACCACTATTTTTCACCATTATTGGTGGTGTATTCACCTTCTGAAAACCACCAATCTCTAATTCTTTCATAAAGGCTTCCTTTCCTTCTGGCACATCAATTCTTAATTTACCATTATGCTCTCTTGCTAAATGATGAACAATTCGCATTGCCATTTCATCATTTTTAGCAACGACTGGTCCTATTATTTTATTTTGTGACGTTTGTATACTTATACCGTATCCTAATACATTTTGTTGTGCATCCTTTATAACAATACATTGTTCACTTTGTATCATTCGATACTTTAAAAACTCTTCTCTATTTGTTCCAAATGCATCTTTATCTATTTGTATTATTTCTTCTAAATCACGTTCTTCATAATTTACAATATACTCTTCATTTCCTACACAATGATAATTCGCATTATATGAGTTACATATGTATTTAGAAACATAACTAACGGCCCTGAATCCTAGTTTTTCATATAAAACTTTTCCCTCATCCGTAGCAATAAGCATAATGGGGCGGTGAGTTGATACGCTTTTAACGCATGAATCCGTTATTATCTTTCCAATCCCTTTCCCCTTATAATCCGGATGTACAATTACCATTCCAATAGATGCTAACGCCTCTCCGTATAATATAATTGCCGCACTAGCAATAAGCTCCTTTCTCTCATTCCACACACCGTATACAATACCTGAGTCGAAAATCGTCTCAATTTCTTCTGTATTATAATCCCATCCAATATAAGAAGATAACGCAACAATATCCCCTATTTTTTCTTTTCTAAGACGCTCCACTCTAATTTCCAATTCACTCATTCTCCATCTCCTTATCTAGACATTTAAATCATTCTTACCAAATCAACTTTTACATGTTTCCCTTTCTATGTCACACACATATCCTATTTTGACCAAGACTATATTGTAAATGAGGTGACAACATGCCCATTACGAATCGATTTTCTACCACCACTAACGGCGCACTCGCTATTACAGGAAACACACTCGGTTTAAGTAAAATTAGTAATCAAAACCGTGCTGGTACAATCGGGGCAATTGGTGCATTCGTAACTACTAATACCACTTTACAAGTAACTACTTTTCCTGCTGGTACAACATTAAACTATACACAAAATAGTTCTACCGCTATTTTAAATATCCCTGCTGGTAGTACTATTCTTTACGCAGAACTCGTTTGGGGCGGAAACTATTTATCTCGTGATCAAAACATTACGAGTGTATTAGGAAACCCAGTTTCTTTTACAACACCTGTGTCAACATACTCAATTACCCCTTCAGCTGTTACAGCTTCTAATCAAACATTCGTTTCTGGCTCTGTCACATTTGGATTCTATACACGGTCCGCAGATGTAACATCCCTCGTTCAAGCTGGAGGATCCGGCTCTTATACAACTGGCTCTGTCCCTGGACTTGTTGATCCTTTAGATGCTTCTAATGGGGCTATCAATTCTTCTGGATGGACGCTCATTGTCGCTTATCAAAACGGTTCCTTACCCGCAAGAAATTTAACAATTTACGTAGCTGGTAACCGTGTTTCTGTAGAAACTGGTAGTGCAGATGTATCTGTCTCAGGATTTTTAACACCTGCTGGGGGACCTGTAAGCGGGAGATTGTTTATAAGTTCTACTGAAGGGGATGCCGATTTAACTGGGGATCAAGCTTTATTCGGACCAAATTTCAGTTCATTAAATGCTTTATCTGGGCCAAATAATGCTGTAAATAATTTCTTCGGTTCTCAAGTTAATAATGCTGCCGGAAATTTAGATACAACTGGGACATTTGGAACACGAAATCAAAGTGCTTCTACAAGCACAAATATCTCCGCCGGCCGGCAAGGTTGGGACATTACTTCTATTGATATTTCTCCTTATTTAACAAACTCCCAAGTTTCCGCCGCAATCCGTTTAACAACTAACGGCGATGCATATATGTTAAATACAGTCGGATTACAAATTAATATAAACTCACCTAACATACAAGCAACGAAAAGCGTGAATAGAAGCGTCGCTGCAATTGGAGATATTCTCACTTATACCGTTACGATTCCTAACACCGGTCTTCTGCCCGCTAATAACGTTACTTTTACAGACATACTCCCTAACGGCACGTCCTTTATACCTGGCACTGTAACGATAGATAACGTACCACAAACAAATGCAAATCCTGCCGCTGGTATATCTCTCGGAACAATTAATAATAACTCTTCTCGTACAGTAACTTTCCAAGCAACTGTTGTTTCTCTTCCAAGTCAAAACCCTATCTCTAACACTGCTAATATTACATTTCAATATACACCAATTGCCGGAGGAACGACATTTAACGGTATTGCAACAAGCAACTCTGCTGGTACTCAAATTAACCTCGCAGATATTAATGGCACAAAATCAGTTAATAAAATCTTTACCGATATTGGCGAAACGTTAACTTACAATATTGCCTTAGCTAATATAGGGAATATTGCGGCAACTAGTGTTGTATATACAGATCCGATTCCTAGCGGGACTACTTTCATTCCAGGGAGTGTAACTGTTAACGGAGTTACTCAAGCTGGAGCAAATCCCGCTAATGGTATATTAATTGGCTCTATTGCTGCAAATTCTACTACTACTATTTCCTTTCAAGTATTCGTTCCCTCTATCCCCCAAACAAATCCAATATTAAATAGTGGTACAACAACATATCAATACATTCCTGTGCCAAATCAACCCGCAGTAAGCGGGACTGATACGACGAATATTGTCTCTACTCAAGTGAATAATGCTACTGTAACAATGACGAAAGCAGTAGATAAAAACTATGCAGATATTGGCGATACACTGACTTACACTGTTGCCTTTACAGGTACAGGTAATACGAATGCGAACAATGTTATTTTTACAGATGTCATTCCTACAGGAACAACTTTTGTCCTAAACAGTTTAACAATAGATGGCTCGACACAAGTTGGCGCAAATCCTGCTAATGGTGTGAACATAGGATCCATCCCAACTGGCACAACCAAAAGTGTTTCATTTCAAGTAGTAGTAAGCACAATACCCGCGTCAAATGTCGTATCTAATGGATCAAGCGCTTCTTATCAGTACACCGTCAATCCTAGCCAATCACCCGTTACGAAAAACATTTCTTCTAATCTCGCTTCCACTCAAATTAACAATGCGAATTTAACATTAACAAAATCTACAAATAAACAATTTGCCACAATTGGCGAGACTATAAGTTATACAATCCTTATTACAAACAGTGGAAATACGGCCGCTAATAACGTTCAACTAACAGATCCACTTCCAAATGGAACGATCTTAACATTAGGTTCTGTGACGCTCAACGGCGTTTTGCAAAATGTAGATTCTCTCGTTGCCTTACCTATCGGCACAATTCCTGGTGGAGCTACTTTTACCTTATCCTTCCAAGTAACAGTCATCAATATTACTGCACAAAACCCTATCATTAATAACGCTTTTTCCTCTTATATTTACACTGTAAATCCAAGCCTGCCACCAACTTCAAAAACAGCAAATTCTAATTCTGTTACATCAACAATTAGACTAGCAAATCTTCATGCTAGTAAATCTGTAAATCAAACGTTTGCGGAAGTTGGAGATGTATTAACTTACACCTTTGCTCTTACAAACGATGGAAATGTTGCGGCGAACAATGTATTACTATCCGATTCCATTGCGAATGGTACTTCCTTTGTGCCAAACAGTGTTATAGTTAACGGTGTTACTCAGTCGGGCGCAACACCAGCTAGCATCAATATTGGTAGCATCAATGCTAATACTACAATTACAGCTTCATTCCAAATATTAATAACTAGTATTCCAAACCCTAACCCTATTTTGAATAGCGCTTCCGTTTCCTATAACTTTATCGTTGATCCAAACGCTTCTCCTGTAAGTACAAACACAACTACAAACACTACATTTATCCAAGTTAATGATGCAAATGTAATTTCGGCAAAAACAGTGGATCGA
Proteins encoded:
- a CDS encoding DUF6123 family protein, coding for MQTVEDYLSFLHTKGFKLSEEAQGFIMFGQGYTGASDGIVNAAIEATIKHQLQFDGSYFVALLERLKEEDIKDKKSAKAFMRKLQA
- a CDS encoding cysteine hydrolase family protein, with product MKQALLIIDAQQELIDGNEQENEVFRKTELLATLNTAVQKAIDSNALIVFVRDTDVASGSGVGFEVHNQIQVPQSAILINKAATNSFYGTSLLELLKEEKINHLVIGGCKTEHCIDTAVRTATVQGFDVTLIKNGHSTTDSNVLAAEQIIEHHNKTLHGHYNVDHFSMVRDIEEDLFQPTHDQYRD
- a CDS encoding GNAT family N-acetyltransferase is translated as MSELEIRVERLRKEKIGDIVALSSYIGWDYNTEEIETIFDSGIVYGVWNERKELIASAAIILYGEALASIGMVIVHPDYKGKGIGKIITDSCVKSVSTHRPIMLIATDEGKVLYEKLGFRAVSYVSKYICNSYNANYHCVGNEEYIVNYEERDLEEIIQIDKDAFGTNREEFLKYRMIQSEQCIVIKDAQQNVLGYGISIQTSQNKIIGPVVAKNDEMAMRIVHHLAREHNGKLRIDVPEGKEAFMKELEIGGFQKVNTPPIMVKNSGQLLKRNSELYSIAAQIFG